A region from the Desulfomarina profundi genome encodes:
- a CDS encoding arginase has product MGTVGGVTHEEDVGLIWIDAHGDFNTPETSASQNVHGMALAVLLGLGPEELVDIGRKGPKVKADNVALIGLRDLDQEEKGLIRKSGCTVFTMRDVDEIGIRAVLMRTLKKFQNLNKIHISLDLDVMDPLDAPGVGTPSQGGLTYREGQLIMEILADTGKLHSVDIMEINPILDIQNRTAQMAVNLVTSLFGKKII; this is encoded by the coding sequence ATCGGTACGGTGGGTGGCGTCACCCATGAAGAGGACGTGGGACTGATCTGGATTGATGCCCATGGGGATTTCAACACTCCCGAGACTTCGGCAAGCCAGAATGTCCATGGCATGGCCCTGGCCGTATTACTGGGATTGGGACCGGAGGAGCTGGTCGATATTGGCAGAAAGGGACCCAAGGTCAAAGCGGACAATGTTGCCCTGATCGGCCTCCGTGACCTGGATCAAGAGGAAAAGGGACTCATTCGCAAGTCGGGCTGCACTGTTTTCACCATGCGTGATGTGGATGAAATCGGTATCCGTGCCGTACTCATGCGGACACTCAAAAAATTCCAGAATCTCAACAAAATCCATATCAGCCTTGACCTGGATGTTATGGACCCACTGGATGCACCCGGCGTTGGCACTCCTTCACAGGGGGGACTCACCTACCGTGAAGGGCAACTCATCATGGAAATTCTCGCCGATACGGGAAAACTCCATTCTGTAGATATCATGGAAATAAATCCCATCCTTGATATCCAGAACAGAACAGCCCAGATGGCAGTCAACCTGGTTACCTCTCTTTTCGGCAAGAAAATAATCTGA
- a CDS encoding TRAP transporter large permease, with translation MPFEIYPLLMFGVAVFILLMGYPVAFSLSGTAILFALFGVQMDVFDLSFFGAYPERIFGIMRNQTLIAIPLFIFMGVMLERSKISEELLETMGMLFGKIRGGLGISVCIVGALLAASTGIVGATVVTMGLISLPSMLRFNYSNSLASGIVAASGTLGQIIPPSIILIILGDVISSAHQQAQLAMGNFSPTSVSVGDLFVGALLPGLVLVGLYIFYIAIIAFLKPDAAPALPNEVLKSVTGYKLWVKVGKVLIPPLLLIMGVLGSILAGLATPTEAASVGCVGGIVLTAFKGQLNLKILREVMITTTHVNCMVFVILLGASMFSLVFRGFEGDVVVHHMLTSLPGGVASAFLVVMLIMFIMGFFLDFFEITFVVVPIVGPILLMMGLDPIWLGVMIAINLQTSFLTPPFGFALFYLRGVAPDSVSTMDIYKGVVPFIFLQLLMLIILWFWPSLATWLPGVVYGTG, from the coding sequence ATGCCTTTTGAAATATATCCATTATTGATGTTCGGGGTGGCTGTTTTCATTCTTCTGATGGGCTATCCTGTTGCGTTCAGCCTGTCCGGCACTGCTATTCTGTTTGCCCTTTTCGGGGTGCAGATGGATGTGTTTGATCTCTCTTTTTTCGGGGCGTATCCCGAGCGTATCTTCGGCATCATGAGAAATCAGACCCTCATTGCAATCCCGCTCTTTATTTTCATGGGGGTAATGCTGGAGCGTTCCAAAATATCGGAAGAACTGCTTGAAACGATGGGCATGCTCTTTGGAAAGATCCGGGGTGGGCTTGGTATTTCCGTCTGTATTGTCGGGGCTCTGCTGGCAGCCTCCACAGGTATTGTCGGAGCTACTGTTGTCACCATGGGATTGATCTCACTGCCCTCCATGCTGCGGTTCAATTATTCCAATTCTCTTGCTTCCGGTATTGTTGCTGCTTCGGGAACCCTTGGACAGATTATTCCACCCAGTATTATTCTGATAATCCTCGGTGATGTAATCAGTTCGGCCCATCAGCAGGCTCAGTTGGCAATGGGAAATTTTTCCCCCACATCGGTTTCCGTCGGTGACCTGTTTGTCGGGGCCCTGCTGCCCGGCCTTGTCCTTGTGGGATTGTATATTTTCTATATAGCAATTATTGCCTTTCTGAAACCTGACGCTGCTCCCGCATTACCGAACGAAGTCCTTAAAAGTGTCACCGGGTATAAACTCTGGGTAAAGGTCGGCAAGGTCCTGATTCCGCCGTTGCTTCTTATCATGGGTGTTCTGGGATCCATTCTTGCGGGGCTGGCTACGCCAACAGAGGCGGCATCTGTGGGGTGTGTGGGTGGAATAGTACTGACCGCGTTTAAAGGACAGCTGAATCTGAAAATCTTAAGAGAGGTTATGATAACCACCACCCATGTCAATTGCATGGTGTTTGTTATTTTACTGGGAGCCAGTATGTTCTCTCTGGTTTTCCGCGGTTTCGAAGGGGATGTTGTTGTTCATCACATGCTGACCAGCCTGCCGGGAGGAGTTGCCAGTGCCTTTCTCGTCGTGATGCTCATCATGTTTATAATGGGCTTTTTTCTTGATTTCTTTGAAATCACCTTTGTAGTTGTACCCATTGTCGGCCCTATTCTTCTCATGATGGGACTCGACCCGATCTGGCTCGGAGTTATGATTGCCATAAATCTGCAGACTTCTTTTCTGACTCCTCCTTTCGGCTTTGCCCTGTTTTATCTGAGGGGTGTTGCACCGGATTCCGTTTCCACAATGGATATATATAAAGGTGTGGTTCCGTTTATTTTCCTTCAGCTTCTGATGTTGATTATTCTCTGGTTCTGGCCAAGTCTTGCCACCTGGCTGCCCGGGGTTGTATATGGGACAGGCTGA
- a CDS encoding TRAP transporter small permease subunit has product MFTKIADRIDAVNNFIGRGVSWLTLLMALVMFVTVILRYIFNMGWIWMQESVVFMHGFVFMLAGGYTLLAEEHVRIDIFYRPMSEKKQAIVNIIGILFLLFPTCFIIFSYGFSYVSDSWSVLEGSMEAGGLPGVFILKTSILAFPILVGLQGVAKLIRAFNTLTASA; this is encoded by the coding sequence ATGTTTACAAAGATAGCTGACCGGATCGATGCGGTGAATAATTTCATTGGCAGGGGTGTATCGTGGTTGACGCTCTTAATGGCTCTGGTGATGTTTGTCACTGTAATTTTAAGATATATTTTCAATATGGGCTGGATATGGATGCAGGAATCGGTGGTGTTCATGCATGGGTTTGTCTTCATGTTGGCCGGTGGTTATACTCTGCTGGCGGAGGAACATGTTCGCATAGATATTTTTTATCGGCCCATGAGCGAGAAAAAACAGGCGATTGTGAACATTATCGGTATTCTTTTCCTGCTCTTTCCCACGTGTTTTATTATTTTTTCCTACGGTTTTTCGTATGTGAGTGATTCGTGGAGTGTCCTTGAAGGATCCATGGAGGCCGGAGGATTACCCGGAGTGTTTATCCTGAAGACGTCAATCCTGGCTTTCCCGATTCTTGTGGGTTTGCAGGGGGTCGCGAAACTCATTCGCGCATTTAATACACTCACTGCTTCAGCGTAG